The following are encoded together in the Humulus lupulus chromosome 5, drHumLupu1.1, whole genome shotgun sequence genome:
- the LOC133777970 gene encoding uncharacterized protein LOC133777970 isoform X8 — protein sequence MAATTTACRFSPALHCRSFSTTDSHRPIHSNLFSNTYKPFSASKTYPSITLSRPSSKNSAPKRAYKSSVISGLGNRSSETHPESESSVSNSDATIDIKLPRRSLLVQFTCELCGERTQKLVNRLAYERGLIYVQATTTTSPPQNTDTITELVDDECFIKT from the exons ATGGCGGCAACTACAACTGCCTGCCGTTTCTCTCCAGCCCTTCATTGTCGTTCATTTTCCACTACCGACTCTCACAGACCCATTCATTCGAATCTATTTTCTAACACCTACAAACCCTTTTCCGCTTCCAAGACATACCCCTCCATCACTCTCTCCAG GCCAAGTTCTAAAAATTCAGCACCAAAGCGTGCCTATAAGTCTTCGGTGATTTCAGGGCTGGGAAATAGAAGCTCTGAAACGCACCCAGAATCTGAATCAAGCGTTTCAAACTCG GATGCAACTATTGACATAAAGTTGCCAAGAAGAAGTTTGCTTGTGCAATTTACTTGCGAATTGTGTGGTGAAAGAACACAGAAGCTTGTAAACCGACTAGCCTATGAACGAGGGCTTATATACGTACAG GCAACGACAACAACTTCTCCTCCACAAAATACAGACACAATCACGGAACTAGTCGACGACGAGT GTTTTATTAAGACTTGA
- the LOC133777970 gene encoding uncharacterized protein LOC133777970 isoform X2 has protein sequence MAATTTACRFSPALHCRSFSTTDSHRPIHSNLFSNTYKPFSASKTYPSITLSRPSSKNSAPKRAYKSSVISGLGNRSSETHPESESSVSNSDATIDIKLPRRSLLVQFTCELCGERTQKLVNRLAYERGLIYVQITLIGFMFLLTSATLGVVGGIFPIIIFSPCSRFLFTMLFLSHLCSYSLFIYYFLYFPASLRSESVNTPDANFCW, from the exons ATGGCGGCAACTACAACTGCCTGCCGTTTCTCTCCAGCCCTTCATTGTCGTTCATTTTCCACTACCGACTCTCACAGACCCATTCATTCGAATCTATTTTCTAACACCTACAAACCCTTTTCCGCTTCCAAGACATACCCCTCCATCACTCTCTCCAG GCCAAGTTCTAAAAATTCAGCACCAAAGCGTGCCTATAAGTCTTCGGTGATTTCAGGGCTGGGAAATAGAAGCTCTGAAACGCACCCAGAATCTGAATCAAGCGTTTCAAACTCG GATGCAACTATTGACATAAAGTTGCCAAGAAGAAGTTTGCTTGTGCAATTTACTTGCGAATTGTGTGGTGAAAGAACACAGAAGCTTGTAAACCGACTAGCCTATGAACGAGGGCTTATATACGTACAG ATAACTCTAATAGGATTCATGTTCTTACTCACGTCTGCAACGCTTGGCGTTGTAGGTGGGATTTTCCCTATTATAATTTTTTCTCCATGTTCTAGATTTCTCTTTACAATGCTTTTCTTATCTCACTTGTGTTCTTACTCACTCTTTATCTactattttctttattttccagCATCTTTGAGATCGGAATCTGTAAATACTCCTGATGCAAATTTCTGTTGGTAG
- the LOC133777970 gene encoding uncharacterized protein LOC133777970 isoform X9, whose translation MAATTTACRFSPALHCRSFSTTDSHRPIHSNLFSNTYKPFSASKTYPSITLSRPSSKNSAPKRAYKSSVISGLGNRSSETHPESESSVSNSDATIDIKLPRRSLLVQFTCELCGERTQKLVNRLAYERGLIYVQITLIGFMFLLTSATLGVVA comes from the exons ATGGCGGCAACTACAACTGCCTGCCGTTTCTCTCCAGCCCTTCATTGTCGTTCATTTTCCACTACCGACTCTCACAGACCCATTCATTCGAATCTATTTTCTAACACCTACAAACCCTTTTCCGCTTCCAAGACATACCCCTCCATCACTCTCTCCAG GCCAAGTTCTAAAAATTCAGCACCAAAGCGTGCCTATAAGTCTTCGGTGATTTCAGGGCTGGGAAATAGAAGCTCTGAAACGCACCCAGAATCTGAATCAAGCGTTTCAAACTCG GATGCAACTATTGACATAAAGTTGCCAAGAAGAAGTTTGCTTGTGCAATTTACTTGCGAATTGTGTGGTGAAAGAACACAGAAGCTTGTAAACCGACTAGCCTATGAACGAGGGCTTATATACGTACAG ATAACTCTAATAGGATTCATGTTCTTACTCACGTCTGCAACGCTTGGCGTTGTAG
- the LOC133777970 gene encoding mitochondrial protein import protein ZIM17-like isoform X6 has protein sequence MAATTTACRFSPALHCRSFSTTDSHRPIHSNLFSNTYKPFSASKTYPSITLSRPSSKNSAPKRAYKSSVISGLGNRSSETHPESESSVSNSDATIDIKLPRRSLLVQFTCELCGERTQKLVNRLAYERGLIYVQCAGCLQYHKLVDNLGLVVEYDLGEEISTD, from the exons ATGGCGGCAACTACAACTGCCTGCCGTTTCTCTCCAGCCCTTCATTGTCGTTCATTTTCCACTACCGACTCTCACAGACCCATTCATTCGAATCTATTTTCTAACACCTACAAACCCTTTTCCGCTTCCAAGACATACCCCTCCATCACTCTCTCCAG GCCAAGTTCTAAAAATTCAGCACCAAAGCGTGCCTATAAGTCTTCGGTGATTTCAGGGCTGGGAAATAGAAGCTCTGAAACGCACCCAGAATCTGAATCAAGCGTTTCAAACTCG GATGCAACTATTGACATAAAGTTGCCAAGAAGAAGTTTGCTTGTGCAATTTACTTGCGAATTGTGTGGTGAAAGAACACAGAAGCTTGTAAACCGACTAGCCTATGAACGAGGGCTTATATACGTACAG TGTGCAGGGTGCCTTCAGTATCACAAGTTAGTTGATAATCTTGGTCTTGTAGTTGAGTATGACTTAGGAGAGGAAATTAGTACAGACTAG
- the LOC133777970 gene encoding uncharacterized protein LOC133777970 isoform X5, translating to MAATTTACRFSPALHCRSFSTTDSHRPIHSNLFSNTYKPFSASKTYPSITLSRPSSKNSAPKRAYKSSVISGLGNRSSETHPESESSVSNSDATIDIKLPRRSLLVQFTCELCGERTQKLVNRLAYERGLIYVQITLIGFMFLLTSATLGVVASLRSESVNTPDANFCW from the exons ATGGCGGCAACTACAACTGCCTGCCGTTTCTCTCCAGCCCTTCATTGTCGTTCATTTTCCACTACCGACTCTCACAGACCCATTCATTCGAATCTATTTTCTAACACCTACAAACCCTTTTCCGCTTCCAAGACATACCCCTCCATCACTCTCTCCAG GCCAAGTTCTAAAAATTCAGCACCAAAGCGTGCCTATAAGTCTTCGGTGATTTCAGGGCTGGGAAATAGAAGCTCTGAAACGCACCCAGAATCTGAATCAAGCGTTTCAAACTCG GATGCAACTATTGACATAAAGTTGCCAAGAAGAAGTTTGCTTGTGCAATTTACTTGCGAATTGTGTGGTGAAAGAACACAGAAGCTTGTAAACCGACTAGCCTATGAACGAGGGCTTATATACGTACAG ATAACTCTAATAGGATTCATGTTCTTACTCACGTCTGCAACGCTTGGCGTTGTAG CATCTTTGAGATCGGAATCTGTAAATACTCCTGATGCAAATTTCTGTTGGTAG
- the LOC133777973 gene encoding lysine-rich arabinogalactan protein 19-like encodes MAAMFWAVLLACLTIPVALNNAQSPTAAPTTLPTTTPSTPTLSPAAATKPPIAATQPPIAATPKASPSPKVAPSVSPTLPPPQPPKISPVSTPSQPPSVPLQPVVSPVVPPPPASPPPLPPPLPAPKISPTPVQAPPAPAPAKKAPAPAPAKEVPAPAPALLAPKAPPVQAPAPEIKPPASPPVEWPSPTPVRHKHKSRHRHKHKRHHHYAPEPAPAPIHHHSPPAPPTVEESNEETAPAPSPTLSGGNMLFLQGGRSDMWVRIGIAILVLVASIGYNA; translated from the exons ATGGCTGCAATGTTTTGGGCAGTGCTTTTAGCTTGTCTGACCATTCCTGTTGCCCTAAACAATGCACAATCCCCCACAGCTGCACCCACCACTTTGCCAACCACAACCCCATCAACGCCTACCCTGTCACCAGCTGCAGCAACAAAACCACCTATAGCAGCAACACAACCACCTATAGCAGCCACGCCAAAAGCATCACCATCCCCTAAAGTAGCACCATCTGTGAGCCCAACACTTCCCCCACCACAACCCCCCAAAATCTCACCAGTCTCAACTCCTTCACAGCCACCATCAGTCCCACTGCAACCAGTTGTGTCACCAGTTGTACCACCTCCACCGGCCTCACCACCACCACTGCCACCTCCTTTGCCAGCACCAAAGATATCACCAACCCCAGTTCAAGCGCCACCAGCACCAGCTCCTGCAAAGAAAGCACCAGCTCCAGCACCTGCTAAGGAGGTTCCAGCACCTGCCCCTGCACTCTTAGCACCAAAGGCACCACCAGTTCAAGCTCCAGCACCAGAGATCAAGCCACCAGCTTCGCCTCCAGTTGAATGGCCATCACCTACCCCAGTTCGCCACAAACATAAAAGTAGGCACAGACACAAACATAAGAGACATCATCATTATGCACCTGAACCTGCACCAGCACCTATTCATCACCACAGTCCTCCAGCACCACCTACAGTGGAAGAGTCTAATGAAGAAACAGCACCAGCACCCTCACCAACTCTG AGTGGAGGAAATATGCTGTTTCTTCAAGGAGGAAGGTCAGACATGTGGGTAAGAATTGGAATAGCTATTCTAGTTCTGGTGGCTTCAATAGGCTACAATGCCTAG
- the LOC133777970 gene encoding uncharacterized protein LOC133777970 isoform X1 — protein MGGPSEGDDRYRTAVDGDSSSSHVPMADPAMNHPSPRTTTSSPFAATESQGGWDFRPPRMELPLFSGENPDGWVFRVERYFLLNRLLEAHMLEAAIIGLEGDALTWFQWEHQRCPITSWSALKHLLLLRFREVPVGSTTEELLSVRQESTVKACRLKWEALASRVVGVPEHILEGSFIKGLKEEVKGPLHVLQPTGLAHIIETTQRIEEGHYLLGLGLHQKGGNSRSTPSPIAIPRYTPMPSSSRSSTSFFQGPSGQSTGSVGNTAGKPISTAGQRRLTEAEYQDKKNKGICFKCDKKFHRGHVCEQKTLQVLLMADDSEESETQETHSLSPDASVDAVSEEQLAMLSLNSLVGISSAHTMKLSGTIANQSVTILIDSGATHNFISKEFVEASQIPITATTAYGVLLGTGGRVRTEGICANVELELGSL, from the coding sequence ATGGGTGGACCAAGTGAAGGAGATGATCGGTATCGAACGGCAGTTGACGGAGATAGCTCTTCTTCTCACGTACCGATGGCAGATCCGGCGATGAACCATCCTTCGCCTAGGACAACGACGAGCAGTCCGTTTGCTGCGACGGAATCGCAAGGAGGATGGGATTTTCGACCGCCGAGGATGGAGTTACCGTTGTTTTCGGGAGAGAATCCCGATGGGTGGGTTTTCAGAGTAGAGCGATATTTTTTACTGAATCGATTGTTGGAGGCCCATATGCTGGAGGCAGCCATCATCGGCCTAGAAGGCGATGCTCTGACTTGGTTCCAATGGGAGCATCAACGTTGCCCGATTACTTCTTGGTCGGCGCTCAAACACCTTTTGCTGTTACGGTTTCGAGAAGTGCCCGTCGGCTCCACAACGGAAGAGCTCTTGTCGGTCCGACAGGAGTCAACAGTGAAGGCATGCCGATTGAAATGGGAAGCTCTGGCTTCGAGAGTGGTCGGCGTACCTGAACACATCTTGGAAGGTAGTTTCATCAAGGGTCTGAAAGAAGAAGTGAAGGGGCCACTGCATGTGCTACAGCCAACGGGCCTAGCCCACATAATAGAGACGACCCAGAGGATTGAAGAGGGCCATTATTTACTCGGCTTGGGCCTTCATCAGAAGGGAGGAAACAGTAGGTCTACTCCCAGCCCAATTGCGATTCCACGATACACGCCGATGCCATCATCCTCAAGGAGCTCGACTTCTTTTTTCCAGGGACCATCTGGGCAATCGACTGGGAGTGTAGGGAACACAGCTGGGAAACCGATTAGCACTGCTGGACAGAGGAGATTGACCGAGGCTGAATACCAGGATAAGAAGAATAAGGGAATATGTTTTAAATGTGACAAAAAATTTCACCGAGGACATGTCTGTGAGCAGAAAACATTGCAGGTGCTGTTAATGGCGGACGACAGTGAAGAGTCCGAAACTCAGGAAACTCACTCGCTCAGCCCAGATGCCAGTGTCGATGCGGTGTCGGAAGAACAATTGGCAATGTTGTCACTGAACTCATTGGTGGGAATCTCCTCGGCGCATACGATGAAATTATCGGGGACTATAGCTAATCAGTCGGTAACCATACTCATAGATAGCGGGGCGACCCACAATTTTATATCGAAAGAATTTGTAGAAGCGTCACAGATTCCTATAACAGCTACTACGGCTTATGGCGTGCTATTAGGGACTGGCGGTCGAGTTCGAACGGAAGGAATTTGTGCAAATGTAGAGCTGGAATTGGGGTCCTTGTGA